A single window of Flavobacterium aestivum DNA harbors:
- the accC gene encoding acetyl-CoA carboxylase biotin carboxylase subunit translates to MFKKILIANRGEIALRVIRTCKEMGIKTVAVYSTADAESLHVKFADEAVCIGPPPSNLSYLKMSNIIAAAEITNADAIHPGYGFLSENAKFSKICQEHNIKFIGASPEMIDRMGDKASAKATMIEAGVPCVPGSVGILESFEQAAELANQFGYPVMLKATAGGGGKGMRAVWAPEDLLKAWEGARQESAAAFGNDGMYLEKLIEEPRHIEIQIVGDSYGKACHLSERDCSVQRRHQKLTEETPSPFMTDELRSKMGEAAVKAAEYIKYEGAGTVEFLVDKHRNFYFMEMNTRIQVEHPITEQVVDYDLIREQILVAAGVPISGRNYLPQLHAIECRINAEDPFNDFRPSPGKITTLHMPGGHGVRLDTHVYSGYTIPPNYDSMIAKLITTAQTREEAISKMRRALDEFVIEGIKTTIPFHRQLMDDPKYILGDYTTAFMDDFKMNDPE, encoded by the coding sequence ATGTTTAAAAAAATACTAATAGCAAATAGAGGGGAAATAGCACTTCGTGTTATTCGTACATGCAAGGAAATGGGTATCAAAACTGTAGCCGTTTATTCTACTGCAGATGCTGAAAGCTTACATGTAAAATTTGCAGATGAAGCCGTTTGTATAGGACCACCACCAAGTAATTTGTCTTACTTAAAAATGTCCAATATTATTGCTGCTGCAGAAATCACAAATGCAGATGCAATTCATCCTGGATACGGATTTTTGTCTGAAAATGCGAAATTTTCTAAAATTTGTCAAGAGCACAACATAAAATTCATAGGCGCATCTCCAGAAATGATTGATAGAATGGGAGACAAAGCTTCTGCGAAAGCAACTATGATTGAAGCTGGTGTACCTTGCGTTCCAGGTTCAGTTGGAATTCTAGAATCTTTTGAACAAGCCGCTGAATTAGCCAATCAATTCGGATACCCTGTCATGCTAAAAGCAACTGCTGGAGGTGGAGGAAAAGGGATGCGTGCTGTTTGGGCTCCAGAAGATTTATTAAAAGCTTGGGAAGGAGCTCGTCAAGAATCAGCTGCCGCATTTGGAAATGACGGAATGTACCTAGAGAAACTAATTGAAGAGCCTCGTCATATCGAAATTCAAATCGTTGGTGATTCTTATGGTAAAGCATGCCACCTTTCAGAAAGAGATTGTTCAGTTCAACGTCGTCACCAAAAATTGACCGAAGAAACTCCTTCGCCATTTATGACAGACGAGTTGCGTTCTAAAATGGGAGAAGCTGCTGTAAAAGCTGCAGAATATATAAAATACGAAGGTGCTGGAACAGTTGAGTTTTTGGTTGACAAACACAGAAACTTTTACTTCATGGAAATGAATACTCGTATCCAAGTAGAACACCCTATTACTGAACAAGTAGTAGATTACGACTTAATTCGTGAGCAAATCTTAGTAGCTGCCGGTGTGCCAATTTCCGGTCGTAACTATTTGCCACAATTACACGCTATAGAATGTCGTATTAATGCTGAAGATCCTTTTAACGACTTTAGACCTTCTCCAGGAAAAATTACTACACTTCATATGCCAGGTGGTCATGGTGTTCGTTTAGACACACACGTATACTCAGGTTATACAATTCCGCCTAATTACGATTCAATGATTGCAAAATTGATTACTACTGCCCAAACTCGTGAAGAAGCTATTAGTAAAATGAGAAGAGCATTAGATGAATTTGTTATTGAAGGAATAAAAACAACCATTCCGTTTCACAGACAGTTAATGGATGACCCTAAATATATCTTAGGTGATTATACCACCGCTTTCATGGATGATTTTAAAATGAATGATCCTGAATAA
- the accB gene encoding acetyl-CoA carboxylase biotin carboxyl carrier protein: MDLKEIQNLIKFVANSGVAEVKLEMDDVKITIRTTLEGSTTETTYVQHIPAQGALPQAVAPQQIAPVAAATPEAPAAAESSRYITIKSPIIGTFYRKPSPDKPVFVEVGNSIAKGDVLCVIEAMKLFNEIESEISGKIVKILVDDMSPVEFDQPLFLVDPS; this comes from the coding sequence ATGGATTTAAAAGAAATTCAAAATCTAATCAAATTTGTAGCAAATTCAGGTGTTGCAGAAGTAAAATTAGAAATGGATGATGTTAAAATCACCATCAGAACTACTTTAGAAGGAAGTACTACTGAGACAACTTATGTACAACACATACCTGCTCAAGGTGCACTTCCACAAGCTGTAGCTCCTCAACAAATTGCTCCAGTTGCAGCTGCAACTCCAGAAGCACCAGCTGCTGCAGAAAGCTCACGCTATATCACTATAAAATCTCCAATCATTGGTACTTTTTATAGAAAACCATCTCCAGACAAACCAGTATTTGTTGAAGTAGGTAACTCTATCGCAAAAGGAGATGTACTTTGTGTTATTGAAGCAATGAAGTTATTCAACGAAATTGAATCTGAAATATCTGGTAAAATTGTAAAAATATTAGTAGACGATATGTCTCCTGTAGAATTTGACCAACCTTTATTCTTAGTAGATCCATCATAA
- a CDS encoding beta-ketoacyl-ACP synthase III, with amino-acid sequence MSTITAAITAVGGYVPDFVLSNKVLETMVDTNDEWITSRTGIKERRILKDADKGTSFLAIKAAQDLISKANIDPLEIDLILMATATADMPVAATGVYVATEIGATNAFAYDLQAACSSFLYGMSTAAAYIQSGRYKKVLLIGADKMSSIVDYKDRSTCIIFGDGAGAVLFEPNYEGYGLQDEYLRSDSVGRDFLKIPAGGSILPTSLDTVNNNMHNIIQDGKTVFKYAVTNMADASELILKRNNLTNEDVSWLVPHQANKRIIDATAHRMNLEDEKVLMNIEKYGNTTSATLPLVLHDFEHLFKKGDTIIFAAFGGGFTWGSIYLTWAYDKK; translated from the coding sequence ATGAGTACAATTACAGCCGCAATTACCGCAGTTGGAGGTTATGTTCCAGACTTTGTTCTTTCGAATAAAGTGCTAGAAACCATGGTCGACACTAATGACGAATGGATAACTTCACGCACAGGAATTAAAGAAAGAAGAATCCTTAAAGACGCAGACAAGGGAACTTCATTTCTAGCTATAAAAGCTGCACAAGATTTAATATCCAAAGCAAATATTGACCCCCTAGAAATAGATTTAATACTCATGGCAACTGCAACAGCAGATATGCCAGTTGCAGCAACAGGTGTTTATGTAGCTACCGAAATAGGTGCTACCAATGCTTTTGCTTACGATTTACAAGCCGCTTGTTCTAGTTTCTTATACGGAATGTCAACTGCCGCTGCTTATATTCAATCTGGAAGATATAAAAAAGTATTACTTATTGGAGCAGATAAAATGTCTTCAATAGTAGATTATAAAGATCGTTCAACCTGTATTATTTTTGGTGACGGAGCCGGTGCTGTATTATTCGAACCTAATTATGAAGGTTACGGTTTACAAGACGAGTATTTACGCAGTGATAGCGTAGGTCGTGATTTCTTGAAAATTCCTGCTGGAGGTTCTATTCTTCCTACTTCTTTAGATACGGTAAACAACAATATGCACAATATCATCCAAGATGGTAAAACCGTTTTTAAATATGCAGTTACAAACATGGCAGATGCAAGTGAATTGATTTTGAAAAGAAACAATTTAACTAATGAAGATGTTAGCTGGTTAGTCCCTCATCAAGCAAACAAACGTATTATAGACGCTACTGCTCATAGAATGAATTTAGAAGATGAAAAAGTATTAATGAATATTGAAAAATACGGAAATACTACATCTGCAACTTTACCTTTAGTGTTACATGATTTTGAGCATTTATTCAAAAAAGGTGATACTATCATTTTTGCCGCTTTTGGCGGTGGTTTTACTTGGGGATCCATTTACCTAACATGGGCTTACGATAAAAAATAA
- the rpmF gene encoding 50S ribosomal protein L32 — MAHPKRKTSKTRRDKRRTHYKATVAQIATCPITGEAHLYHRAYWHEGKMYYRGQVVIDKSVALA, encoded by the coding sequence ATGGCACATCCTAAGAGAAAAACCTCGAAAACTAGAAGAGATAAAAGAAGAACTCATTACAAAGCTACTGTAGCTCAAATCGCTACTTGTCCAATCACTGGAGAAGCTCATTTATACCACAGAGCCTACTGGCATGAAGGTAAAATGTACTACAGAGGACAAGTTGTTATAGATAAATCTGTAGCTCTTGCATAA
- a CDS encoding YceD family protein, with the protein MSKTKEYVIPFVGLKLGKHKFEYQINNAFFEIFDYNEFQNSDIRVNVVLEKRSNMLELSFKHVGTINVPCDLTSEDFDMPIKGNIKLIVRFGEVFNNDNEELLILPFGEFEIDIAQYIYEMIVLSIPLKRVHPGIKDGSLKTEALTKLNELTIKEQKKENKKEEKEENIDPRWDKLKQLLTDK; encoded by the coding sequence ATGAGCAAGACAAAAGAATATGTAATTCCTTTCGTAGGATTGAAGCTAGGCAAACATAAATTTGAGTATCAAATAAATAACGCGTTCTTTGAAATCTTTGATTATAATGAATTTCAAAATTCAGACATCAGAGTAAATGTAGTTTTAGAAAAAAGAAGTAACATGTTAGAACTAAGTTTTAAACATGTTGGTACGATAAATGTCCCATGCGATCTTACAAGTGAAGATTTTGACATGCCTATAAAAGGAAACATAAAGTTAATTGTTCGATTTGGCGAAGTTTTCAATAATGACAACGAAGAGTTATTGATTTTGCCTTTTGGTGAATTTGAAATAGACATTGCACAGTACATTTATGAAATGATCGTGCTTTCTATACCACTAAAACGAGTACATCCAGGAATCAAAGATGGAAGTTTAAAAACAGAAGCTTTGACAAAACTGAATGAACTAACAATTAAAGAACAAAAGAAAGAAAACAAAAAAGAAGAAAAAGAAGAAAATATTGACCCACGATGGGACAAATTAAAGCAACTATTAACGGATAAATAA
- the pdxA gene encoding 4-hydroxythreonine-4-phosphate dehydrogenase PdxA: protein MMKKAENIIVGISIGDLNGIGSEVVLKTFEDSRMLELCTPVIFANVKILSFIRKNLESTVPLHGIDKLDQIVIGKVNVFNLWKEGIDLNLGTNDDKVGQYAIKSFVAATKALKENTIDVLVTAPINKYNIQSDTFKFPGHTDYLNQELEGDALMLMVNDNLRVGLLTDHIPLNEVASHLTEELIFKKIETIKQCLIQDFSINKPKIAVLGLNPHCGDGGVIGTEDDVILKPALKKMFDKGTLVFGPFAADGFFGSNQYEKYDAIVATYHDQGLIPFKTLSFGNGVNYTAGLNKIRTSPDHGTAYDIAGKNIADYNSFKEAVYLAIDVYNSRNQYAEISQKPLKTKEKQL, encoded by the coding sequence ATTATGAAAAAAGCAGAAAATATAATCGTTGGAATTTCAATAGGAGATTTAAACGGTATTGGAAGCGAGGTCGTCCTTAAAACATTTGAGGATTCTCGAATGCTGGAACTTTGCACCCCCGTTATTTTTGCCAATGTAAAAATACTATCTTTTATTAGAAAAAATCTCGAGTCCACAGTACCACTTCACGGCATAGATAAATTAGACCAAATTGTAATTGGAAAAGTCAATGTATTTAATTTATGGAAGGAAGGAATCGATTTAAACCTTGGAACCAACGATGACAAAGTAGGCCAATACGCTATAAAATCCTTTGTTGCAGCAACCAAAGCTTTAAAAGAAAATACTATTGATGTATTAGTAACTGCTCCGATAAATAAATACAATATTCAATCTGACACTTTCAAATTTCCAGGTCATACAGATTATTTAAACCAAGAATTAGAAGGCGATGCTTTGATGCTAATGGTAAATGACAATTTAAGAGTTGGATTATTAACAGATCACATTCCCCTTAATGAAGTAGCATCACATCTGACAGAAGAACTAATTTTCAAAAAAATTGAAACCATAAAACAATGTCTGATTCAGGATTTCAGTATCAACAAACCTAAAATTGCAGTTCTGGGCTTAAATCCTCATTGTGGCGATGGAGGAGTAATTGGCACAGAAGATGACGTAATTTTAAAGCCTGCATTAAAAAAAATGTTCGATAAAGGAACTTTAGTTTTTGGCCCTTTCGCCGCAGATGGCTTTTTTGGAAGCAATCAATATGAAAAATACGATGCCATTGTAGCAACCTATCACGATCAAGGATTAATACCATTCAAAACACTTTCGTTTGGCAATGGGGTAAATTATACTGCTGGTCTAAATAAAATCAGAACTTCACCTGATCATGGAACCGCTTATGATATCGCTGGAAAAAACATAGCCGACTATAATTCTTTCAAAGAGGCGGTTTATCTTGCAATTGATGTTTATAACTCAAGAAATCAATACGCAGAAATAAGCCAAAAACCCCTAAAAACAAAAGAAAAACAGTTATAA
- a CDS encoding riboflavin synthase yields the protein MFTGIIETLGVVQEVKKEQDNIHITIDSSITGELKIDQSVAHNGVCLTVVAIADHCYTVTAIGETIKKTNLGYWQVGDSVNLERAMKLGDRLDGHIVQGHVDQIGTCVAVEETNGSWAYTFEYDPSLQNITIEKGSITVNGVSLTVVDSGKNEFSVAIIPYTHEYTNFKNFVVGTKVNLEFDVIGKYVSRLYSNK from the coding sequence ATGTTTACAGGAATTATAGAAACCCTAGGGGTTGTTCAAGAGGTTAAAAAAGAACAAGATAATATTCATATTACTATAGATTCTTCTATCACTGGAGAGTTGAAAATTGACCAAAGTGTGGCTCATAATGGGGTGTGTTTAACAGTTGTTGCTATTGCGGATCATTGTTATACGGTAACGGCAATAGGTGAGACGATTAAAAAGACGAACCTTGGGTATTGGCAAGTTGGGGATAGTGTAAATCTGGAAAGAGCAATGAAGTTGGGTGATCGTTTAGATGGTCATATTGTGCAGGGACATGTAGATCAAATAGGTACTTGTGTGGCTGTTGAGGAAACTAATGGGAGTTGGGCTTATACTTTTGAGTATGATCCGTCATTACAGAATATTACTATCGAAAAGGGGTCAATTACTGTTAATGGCGTGAGCTTGACAGTGGTGGATTCTGGAAAAAATGAATTTAGTGTAGCAATAATTCCATATACTCATGAATATACCAATTTTAAGAATTTTGTGGTTGGCACAAAAGTTAATCTAGAGTTTGATGTTATTGGGAAATACGTTTCCAGATTGTATAGTAATAAATAA
- the mce gene encoding methylmalonyl-CoA epimerase, which yields MRKIEHIGIAVKNLEVSNLLFEKLFGAPAYKQEEVVSEGVKTSFFMNGPNKIELLEATNPESPIAKFLEKKGEGIHHIAFDVEDILSEIERLKSEGFTILNETPKKGADNKLVAFLHPKGTNGVLIELCQEIK from the coding sequence ATGAGAAAAATAGAACACATTGGCATCGCTGTCAAAAACCTTGAAGTATCCAATTTGCTATTCGAAAAACTCTTTGGCGCACCAGCCTACAAACAAGAAGAAGTTGTCAGCGAAGGTGTAAAAACATCTTTCTTCATGAACGGTCCTAATAAAATAGAACTACTCGAAGCCACCAATCCCGAAAGTCCAATAGCTAAGTTCCTAGAAAAAAAAGGAGAAGGAATTCACCACATCGCTTTTGATGTAGAAGACATCCTTTCCGAAATTGAGCGCCTCAAATCAGAAGGTTTTACTATCCTAAATGAAACCCCAAAAAAAGGAGCCGACAACAAATTAGTCGCTTTTTTACACCCAAAAGGCACTAATGGTGTATTAATTGAATTGTGTCAGGAAATAAAATAA
- the rbfA gene encoding 30S ribosome-binding factor RbfA, producing METNRQKKIGGVIQKDLVDILQGEVRKNGITNLIISVSKVTVTTDLSVATVYLSIFPQEKAKETLQAIKTNSTLIKHDLSQRVRLQLRRVPNLVFFIDDSLDYIEKIDNALANKENPIENRDLLEKRRHS from the coding sequence ATGGAAACAAATAGACAGAAAAAAATAGGCGGGGTTATCCAAAAAGATTTGGTTGACATTTTGCAAGGTGAAGTGAGAAAAAATGGAATTACGAATTTGATAATTTCAGTATCCAAAGTTACGGTGACTACAGATTTGTCTGTAGCAACTGTGTATTTAAGTATTTTTCCTCAGGAAAAAGCAAAGGAAACGTTGCAAGCAATTAAGACCAATTCGACTTTGATTAAGCATGATTTATCGCAAAGAGTACGTTTGCAATTGCGTAGAGTGCCAAATTTGGTTTTCTTTATTGATGATTCTTTAGATTATATCGAGAAGATTGACAATGCTTTGGCAAATAAAGAAAATCCAATTGAGAATAGAGATCTTTTGGAAAAACGCAGACATTCATAG
- a CDS encoding ABC transporter permease has translation MNFPLYIAKRYIFSKSKNNAINIINRIASMGIIVGAMALFVVLSVFTGLKEFSLSFTNDIDPDLKVTSTLGKSFFIVPKQEEEIKKIEGVASYSKIVEERVLFTFNGKQEVTYLKGVDSTFSTVSDFNKKLYNGQWLKPNTYQVVVGYGIAQKFSMGLLDYNNAFEVFAPKPGKGAIENPAQAFNSTDVFPVGIYAISEDLDSKYVFADLGLAQELLEYKTNQVSGLEIKLKKGADESAVIGKLKSIFENKITIKNKEQLNEALYKMLNTENIAVYLIFTLVIIVALFNLIGALIMMILDKKGNLKTLFNLGTAIKDLRNIFLLQGTLLSVFGGIIGLLLGIVFVLLQQQYQLIMITPTLAYPVVFTLENVGIVMATIVTLGFIASLIASSRVSKKLLD, from the coding sequence TTGAATTTTCCTCTTTACATAGCCAAACGATATATTTTTAGCAAAAGTAAAAATAATGCTATCAATATTATTAATCGTATTGCCAGTATGGGGATTATTGTGGGAGCAATGGCATTGTTTGTCGTGCTCTCAGTTTTTACGGGGTTGAAGGAATTTAGTCTTTCGTTTACGAATGATATTGATCCCGATCTTAAAGTAACCAGTACACTTGGAAAATCTTTTTTTATTGTACCAAAACAGGAAGAAGAGATTAAGAAAATTGAAGGTGTAGCATCCTATTCGAAGATTGTTGAGGAAAGGGTGTTGTTTACTTTTAATGGAAAACAAGAAGTTACTTATCTAAAAGGTGTTGATTCTACTTTTAGCACTGTTAGTGATTTTAATAAAAAATTATACAACGGGCAATGGCTGAAACCAAACACGTATCAAGTGGTAGTGGGATATGGTATTGCTCAAAAGTTCTCAATGGGCTTGCTAGACTATAACAATGCTTTTGAAGTTTTTGCTCCTAAACCAGGAAAGGGTGCTATTGAAAATCCAGCTCAAGCGTTTAATTCGACCGATGTTTTTCCGGTTGGGATTTATGCGATTAGTGAGGATTTAGACTCTAAATATGTTTTTGCAGATTTGGGTTTAGCACAGGAATTATTAGAATATAAAACTAATCAGGTTTCTGGTCTTGAAATTAAATTAAAAAAAGGAGCTGATGAAAGTGCTGTTATTGGTAAATTGAAGTCTATTTTTGAAAATAAAATTACCATAAAAAATAAAGAGCAACTGAATGAGGCTTTATATAAAATGTTGAATACAGAGAATATAGCGGTGTATTTGATATTTACTTTGGTGATTATTGTGGCTCTTTTTAATTTGATTGGGGCGCTTATTATGATGATTTTGGATAAGAAAGGAAACCTCAAAACACTTTTTAATCTAGGAACTGCCATCAAAGATTTGCGTAATATATTTTTGCTGCAAGGTACTTTGTTGAGTGTCTTTGGAGGGATTATAGGATTGTTATTAGGAATTGTTTTTGTGTTATTGCAACAACAATATCAATTGATTATGATAACGCCTACACTGGCTTATCCGGTGGTTTTTACCCTCGAAAATGTAGGGATTGTTATGGCAACGATTGTTACACTTGGGTTTATTGCTTCGCTAATTGCTAGTAGCCGTGTGAGCAAGAAGTTGTTGGATTAG